Proteins found in one Terribacillus sp. DMT04 genomic segment:
- a CDS encoding valine--tRNA ligase — protein MTTDKSQEQTALPSKYDPSSIEAGRYQFWLDGKYFEATGDESKQPYSIVIPPPNVTGKLHLGHAWDTTLQDILTRMKRMQGYDVLWLPGMDHAGIATQAKVDAKLREQGINRYELGREGFLEKSWEWKEEYASFIRTQWSKMGLGLDYSRERFTLDDGLSEAVKEVFVTLYEKGLLYRGEYIINWDPAAKTALSDIEVIHKDVQGHFYHMRYPLADGTGHIEIATTRPETFLGDTAVAVHPDDERYQHLIGKTVMLPVVNREIPIVADDYVDMEFGSGAVKITPAHDPNDFELGNRHDLERILVMHEDGTMNEKAGKYNGLDRFEARKQIVKDLQEQGVLFKIEEHMHSVGHSERSGAVVEPYLSTQWFVNMEPLAKQALEMQAGEEKINFVPERFERTYAYWMENIRDWCISRQLWWGHRIPAWYHKETGEVYVGKEAPADIENWQQDEDVLDTWFSSALWPFSTMDWPDTEAADFKRYFPTDVLVTGYDIIAFWVSRMIFQSKEFTGERPFKDVLIHGLVRDGEGRKMSKSLGNGVDPMDVIEKYGADSLRYFLSTGSSPGQDLRFQWEKVESTWNFANKIWNASRFALMNMEGLKYEDIDLSKEKSLADKWILTRLNETIEAVTYNAEKYEFGEAGRHLYNFIWDDVCDWYIEMAKLPLYGEDEAAKQMTRSVLAHVLDQTMRMLHPFMPFITEEIWQQLPHEGESITIAAWPAVNKDLHDEKAAEEMKRLVSIIRSVRNIRAEVDTPMSKQIKLLIQAEDSTIETEMKAQQHYIDRFCNPSELTIATEVTAPEKAMSAVLTGVELYLPLEGLIDISKEIERLEKELDKWSKEVERVEKKLSNQGFISKAPEKIVEEERAKQADYEDKRARVQQRINELKG, from the coding sequence ATGACAACAGACAAATCACAAGAACAAACAGCATTGCCATCCAAATATGATCCGTCCAGTATTGAAGCTGGCCGTTATCAGTTCTGGCTGGATGGTAAATATTTCGAAGCAACAGGAGATGAGAGCAAACAGCCTTACTCCATCGTAATTCCGCCGCCAAACGTAACAGGTAAGCTGCACCTAGGCCACGCATGGGATACGACATTACAGGATATTCTAACTCGTATGAAGCGTATGCAAGGCTACGATGTGCTTTGGCTGCCAGGAATGGACCACGCCGGTATCGCTACGCAAGCAAAAGTAGATGCAAAGCTGCGTGAGCAAGGTATTAATCGTTATGAGCTTGGCCGCGAAGGTTTCTTAGAGAAGAGCTGGGAATGGAAAGAAGAGTATGCCAGCTTTATTCGCACCCAATGGTCGAAAATGGGGCTTGGTTTGGATTATTCTCGTGAGCGTTTTACATTAGATGACGGGCTCTCCGAGGCAGTGAAAGAAGTATTCGTGACGTTATATGAAAAAGGCTTACTGTACCGCGGCGAATATATCATCAACTGGGACCCGGCTGCTAAAACAGCACTATCTGACATTGAGGTAATTCATAAAGACGTGCAAGGCCACTTCTATCATATGCGTTATCCATTGGCAGACGGAACAGGGCATATCGAAATTGCGACAACACGCCCGGAAACATTCCTTGGTGATACTGCCGTAGCTGTTCATCCGGATGATGAGCGCTACCAGCACTTGATTGGCAAAACGGTTATGCTTCCGGTCGTTAACCGTGAGATTCCGATTGTTGCAGACGATTATGTAGACATGGAATTTGGTTCTGGCGCAGTAAAAATTACACCTGCACATGACCCGAATGACTTTGAACTAGGAAACCGTCACGACCTTGAGCGCATTCTTGTAATGCATGAAGACGGCACAATGAATGAAAAAGCAGGCAAATACAACGGCTTGGATCGTTTTGAGGCCCGCAAGCAAATTGTAAAAGACTTGCAGGAGCAGGGTGTTCTTTTCAAAATCGAAGAGCATATGCACAGTGTCGGACATTCCGAGCGCAGCGGTGCTGTTGTAGAACCTTACTTGAGCACACAATGGTTTGTTAACATGGAGCCATTAGCGAAACAAGCATTGGAAATGCAAGCAGGCGAAGAAAAAATCAACTTCGTACCAGAACGTTTTGAAAGAACATACGCTTACTGGATGGAAAACATCCGTGACTGGTGTATTTCCCGTCAGCTTTGGTGGGGCCACCGCATCCCGGCTTGGTACCATAAGGAAACAGGAGAAGTTTATGTAGGCAAAGAAGCGCCAGCAGACATTGAGAATTGGCAGCAGGACGAAGATGTATTGGATACATGGTTCTCTTCTGCATTATGGCCGTTCTCGACAATGGATTGGCCTGACACAGAAGCTGCTGACTTCAAGCGCTACTTCCCAACAGATGTGCTCGTAACAGGTTATGACATTATCGCATTCTGGGTAAGCCGCATGATCTTCCAATCAAAAGAATTCACTGGCGAGCGTCCATTTAAAGATGTACTTATTCATGGACTTGTTCGTGACGGAGAAGGCCGTAAGATGAGTAAGTCGCTTGGTAACGGTGTAGATCCGATGGATGTGATTGAGAAGTATGGTGCCGACTCTTTGCGTTACTTCCTATCAACTGGTTCATCACCAGGTCAGGATTTGCGCTTCCAGTGGGAAAAAGTTGAATCAACTTGGAACTTCGCCAATAAGATTTGGAACGCATCCCGCTTCGCTTTGATGAACATGGAAGGATTGAAATACGAAGATATTGATTTATCCAAAGAGAAGAGCTTGGCAGATAAATGGATTCTTACCCGTTTGAACGAAACGATTGAAGCTGTGACATACAATGCAGAGAAATATGAATTCGGTGAAGCTGGCCGTCATCTGTACAATTTCATTTGGGATGATGTATGTGATTGGTATATTGAAATGGCGAAGCTGCCGCTATACGGGGAAGACGAAGCGGCAAAACAGATGACGCGTTCTGTGCTTGCACATGTATTGGATCAGACAATGCGCATGCTGCACCCATTCATGCCATTCATCACAGAAGAAATTTGGCAGCAGCTGCCGCATGAAGGCGAGTCTATTACAATTGCAGCATGGCCTGCAGTTAATAAAGACCTTCATGATGAAAAAGCAGCCGAAGAAATGAAACGCTTGGTTAGCATTATTCGTTCTGTTCGGAACATCCGTGCAGAAGTAGATACACCAATGTCTAAGCAAATTAAGCTGCTTATTCAAGCAGAAGACAGCACAATTGAAACAGAGATGAAAGCGCAGCAGCACTATATTGACCGCTTCTGTAACCCAAGTGAACTGACAATTGCTACAGAGGTTACAGCACCAGAAAAAGCAATGTCAGCAGTTCTTACAGGCGTCGAGCTTTACTTACCGCTAGAAGGCTTGATTGATATCTCCAAAGAAATCGAACGTCTGGAGAAAGAACTCGACAAATGGTCAAAAGAAGTAGAACGTGTTGAGAAGAAACTTTCCAACCAAGGCTTCATCAGCAAGGCACCAGAAAAGATCGTCGAAGAAGAACGTGCTAAGCAAGCAGATTATGAAGACAAACGCGCACGCGTACAGCAGCGTATCAATGAATTAAAAGGCTAA
- a CDS encoding LysM peptidoglycan-binding domain-containing protein, which translates to MSKNETTPFTFDIKESLSFRAEDQLQDLIGIALEPEINIQEFEHDISVHGVIELTGEYHPVEEVVEGSAVAVSPGTREIENVEKQQTGTNTFYHRFPVEISVPKHRIRQLNEVYVAIDQFDYDIPGTNVLELHATVAIYGVTEEQRQPETQAPAPEQPYYPIPTFEQGEPVQSYTDEIAEQIEAAARENYQDEKQAYSFQTEQTENVTSEAAAEPRDEQQPYNFNQEAYSASPQPEETEQLETQSYSFSQAQYETDVPADSADEAEDEQPDESEIEEAYLQEQAIQEAHLQEQALEEAHAEALRANEAYEELRKQAAYEADQIPSILQEEEADAAEDDEQKPEEPYVLPDELEDAFQAADFRQAAPEDDNVYTLDRELPHEAPAEAPDFTFTYQAKQEEDVPPPPAFEAPPVLASEEDDRWKYKETKTLSEFFGSKTAEPTEVPQADLEEDDIDDNPYTDSYKDLSVQEVPVNQELQPQDLAEEAEEQETADDRSNTNFLVSMFGAREETFTKVRVCIVQERDTLEKIATRYDVPASSILSSNKLEEDAVAEGQLLVIPQQRRAKKG; encoded by the coding sequence TTGTCTAAAAATGAGACAACGCCTTTTACGTTTGATATAAAAGAATCACTCAGTTTTCGAGCTGAAGACCAGCTGCAGGATCTTATCGGAATCGCATTGGAGCCGGAGATCAATATCCAGGAGTTTGAGCATGATATTTCTGTTCATGGTGTCATTGAACTAACAGGTGAATATCATCCTGTTGAGGAAGTTGTGGAAGGCAGTGCAGTAGCTGTAAGTCCAGGTACAAGAGAAATTGAGAATGTAGAAAAACAGCAAACTGGCACCAATACATTTTATCATCGCTTTCCCGTTGAAATATCTGTTCCTAAACATCGTATACGCCAGCTGAACGAGGTGTATGTAGCGATTGATCAGTTTGATTATGACATTCCCGGCACAAATGTGCTGGAACTTCATGCTACTGTTGCAATCTATGGTGTCACAGAGGAACAAAGGCAGCCGGAAACACAAGCTCCAGCGCCAGAGCAGCCTTACTACCCTATTCCAACATTTGAGCAAGGCGAGCCAGTGCAGTCTTATACAGACGAAATAGCTGAACAGATTGAAGCTGCAGCTCGTGAGAATTATCAAGATGAGAAGCAAGCTTATTCATTCCAAACAGAACAAACTGAAAATGTAACGTCAGAAGCTGCAGCGGAGCCACGTGACGAGCAGCAGCCGTACAACTTTAATCAAGAAGCATATAGCGCTTCTCCGCAGCCAGAGGAAACGGAACAGCTTGAAACACAGAGCTATTCCTTCTCACAAGCACAATACGAAACAGATGTGCCAGCAGATTCAGCAGATGAAGCGGAAGACGAGCAGCCAGACGAATCTGAAATTGAAGAAGCTTATCTGCAAGAGCAAGCAATCCAGGAAGCGCACTTACAAGAGCAAGCATTGGAAGAAGCGCACGCAGAGGCTTTGCGAGCAAATGAAGCATATGAAGAGTTGCGAAAGCAAGCAGCGTATGAAGCAGATCAGATACCTTCCATTTTGCAAGAAGAAGAAGCTGATGCTGCTGAGGATGACGAGCAGAAGCCAGAGGAGCCGTATGTGCTGCCGGATGAACTGGAGGACGCTTTTCAAGCAGCTGATTTCCGCCAAGCAGCCCCTGAAGACGATAATGTGTACACACTGGATCGTGAGCTGCCGCATGAGGCGCCTGCAGAAGCTCCTGACTTTACTTTTACGTACCAAGCGAAGCAGGAAGAAGACGTACCGCCACCCCCGGCATTTGAAGCTCCGCCTGTGTTAGCGTCTGAGGAAGATGATCGTTGGAAGTATAAAGAAACGAAAACGCTAAGTGAATTCTTCGGCAGCAAAACTGCAGAGCCGACGGAAGTACCGCAAGCCGATCTTGAAGAAGATGACATCGATGACAATCCATACACAGATTCTTATAAAGATTTATCTGTTCAAGAAGTACCAGTTAATCAAGAGCTTCAGCCGCAAGACTTGGCAGAAGAAGCGGAAGAGCAAGAAACAGCAGATGATCGCAGTAATACAAACTTCCTCGTTAGTATGTTTGGTGCGAGAGAAGAAACATTCACCAAGGTACGTGTTTGTATCGTGCAGGAAAGAGATACGTTAGAGAAGATTGCTACGCGCTATGATGTGCCGGCGAGCTCAATCCTCAGCTCAAACAAATTGGAGGAAGATGCAGTTGCAGAAGGGCAGCTTCTTGTCATTCCGCAGCAGCGCCGTGCAAAGAAAGGCTAA
- the hemL gene encoding glutamate-1-semialdehyde 2,1-aminomutase, whose translation MKDFEKSIAAFEEAKQHMPGGVNSPVRAFRSVGMDPIFMESGKGSKITDIDGNTYIDYVLSWGPLILGHADERVVEGLKSVTEKGTSFGAPTVIENKMAALVKERIPSMEIVRMVNSGTEATMSALRLARGFTGRDKILKFVGSYHGHGDSLLIKAGSGVATLGLPDSPGVPETIARNTITVPYNDLESVKYAFEQFGDDIAAVIAEPVCGNMGVVPPQPGFLEGIREITKQHGSLLIFDEVMTGFRVGYHSAQGHFDVEPDLTCLGKIIGGGLPVGAYGGRKDIMDRIAPAGDIYQAGTLSGNPLAMTAGYETLAAMDKAAYEKINAHADRLAEGYKAAAEEFGIPLQVNRAGSMIGVFFTNEPVINFDTAKTANLDHFSTYYREMIEAGIFLPPSQFEGLFLSAAHTDEDIEATIEAARQAFKKIAAS comes from the coding sequence ATGAAGGACTTTGAAAAATCAATTGCAGCATTCGAAGAAGCTAAACAGCACATGCCTGGCGGCGTGAACTCTCCAGTTCGTGCTTTTCGTTCTGTCGGGATGGACCCAATTTTTATGGAAAGCGGGAAGGGTTCAAAGATTACCGATATTGATGGGAATACGTATATTGATTACGTACTAAGCTGGGGTCCGCTCATTTTAGGTCATGCAGATGAGCGTGTCGTGGAAGGGCTTAAAAGCGTTACGGAAAAAGGAACAAGCTTCGGTGCTCCAACAGTTATCGAAAATAAGATGGCTGCTTTAGTAAAAGAGCGTATTCCTTCTATGGAGATTGTCCGCATGGTTAACTCAGGTACAGAAGCTACGATGAGTGCTTTGCGTCTTGCACGAGGCTTTACTGGGCGTGACAAGATTCTGAAGTTTGTCGGCAGCTACCACGGCCATGGAGACTCGCTATTGATTAAAGCAGGCTCTGGTGTAGCAACACTCGGTCTGCCAGACAGTCCAGGAGTACCAGAGACAATTGCCCGAAACACTATTACGGTTCCATATAATGATTTAGAAAGCGTCAAATATGCGTTTGAACAGTTTGGTGACGATATTGCTGCGGTAATTGCTGAGCCAGTTTGCGGTAATATGGGTGTTGTGCCGCCGCAGCCTGGTTTCCTGGAAGGTATCCGGGAGATTACAAAGCAGCATGGCTCGTTGCTTATCTTTGACGAGGTAATGACAGGTTTCCGCGTTGGCTACCATTCAGCGCAAGGTCATTTTGACGTGGAGCCGGATTTAACTTGTCTAGGTAAAATCATCGGCGGCGGTCTTCCAGTCGGTGCGTATGGCGGCCGTAAAGATATCATGGACCGAATTGCGCCAGCTGGTGATATTTATCAAGCAGGTACGTTATCAGGTAACCCATTGGCAATGACAGCTGGTTATGAGACATTGGCTGCGATGGATAAAGCAGCGTATGAAAAAATCAATGCGCATGCTGACCGTCTTGCGGAAGGGTATAAAGCAGCGGCAGAGGAATTCGGTATTCCTTTGCAAGTGAACCGAGCGGGTTCGATGATCGGCGTATTCTTTACGAACGAACCGGTTATCAACTTTGATACTGCAAAAACAGCTAATTTAGATCACTTCTCTACCTATTACCGAGAAATGATTGAAGCAGGCATCTTCCTGCCGCCGTCCCAGTTCGAAGGTTTATTCCTGTCAGCTGCGCACACAGATGAAGATATCGAAGCAACAATTGAAGCGGCAAGACAAGCGTTCAAAAAAATAGCAGCATCATAA
- the hemB gene encoding porphobilinogen synthase, which produces MAEFKRHRRLRTSANMRALVRETQVTVDDLIYPVFVAEGENIRNEVSSMPGVFQLSLDNLAAEMKEVSELGIKSVLFFGIPAEKDEVGTGAFHDHGIVQRAITQTKQEFPDLLLIADTCLCEYTSHGHCGIVHDGIIDNDESLGYLVDTAVSQAKAGADIIAPSNMMDGYVQAIRKGLDEAGFANIPIMAYSVKYASAFYGPFREAADGAPQFGDRKTYQMDPSNRMEALREAESDIEENADFLIVKPALAYLDIIRDVRNNFNAPVVAYNVSGEYSMVKAAALNGWIDEKAIVMEKMIGMKRAGADLIMTYFAKDVARWLKEDN; this is translated from the coding sequence ATGGCTGAATTTAAACGCCACCGCCGTTTGCGTACATCTGCGAACATGCGGGCATTAGTAAGAGAAACACAAGTAACGGTAGATGATTTGATTTATCCGGTATTCGTAGCAGAAGGGGAGAACATCCGTAATGAAGTTTCCTCCATGCCGGGCGTATTTCAGCTGTCACTTGATAACTTAGCAGCTGAAATGAAGGAAGTTAGCGAACTTGGAATTAAATCTGTCTTATTCTTTGGTATCCCGGCAGAGAAAGATGAAGTTGGCACGGGCGCATTCCATGATCATGGCATCGTGCAGCGGGCTATCACACAGACGAAACAAGAATTCCCGGACTTGCTTTTGATTGCCGATACATGCCTTTGCGAATACACGTCTCACGGCCATTGCGGTATTGTTCATGACGGAATAATCGATAATGATGAATCACTGGGCTACTTGGTAGATACAGCTGTAAGCCAGGCGAAAGCAGGAGCAGATATTATTGCCCCTTCCAACATGATGGACGGGTATGTACAAGCTATCCGTAAAGGATTGGATGAAGCTGGATTTGCAAACATACCGATTATGGCTTATTCCGTCAAATACGCTTCTGCTTTCTATGGTCCGTTCCGTGAAGCGGCAGATGGTGCTCCGCAGTTTGGCGATCGCAAAACATATCAAATGGATCCTTCTAACAGAATGGAAGCACTGCGCGAAGCTGAATCTGATATAGAAGAAAATGCAGACTTCTTAATTGTCAAACCTGCACTTGCTTACTTAGATATTATTCGTGATGTTCGCAATAACTTCAATGCGCCAGTTGTTGCGTATAACGTAAGCGGAGAGTACAGCATGGTTAAAGCAGCTGCGCTGAACGGCTGGATCGATGAGAAAGCCATTGTTATGGAAAAAATGATCGGTATGAAGCGTGCGGGTGCTGATTTGATTATGACGTACTTTGCTAAAGATGTAGCAAGATGGCTGAAGGAAGATAATTAA
- a CDS encoding uroporphyrinogen-III synthase produces the protein MSRLPAVKVLVTRPKQQTARFAEQLSLAGADPIEVPLLTFQTRDDERNQLLSRQADQYNWLFFSSRNGVKHFQAIVENYSHLDNWRHCRIAAVGQKTADAIEEIIGRKADLVPEAYTADDLAVAFAAAHQTVSRILLVQGSLSRPALANGLSQNDYAFEKMVVYDTVEEQTNQTLLNEVLEQEKPEVLTFTSPSSIEAFFRFIRSSRMKFAQLDKLCLVIGPTTERAAKRHGFHNILVPDVFTAEAMIDTLVHFYEQRTGD, from the coding sequence ATGAGCCGGCTGCCGGCTGTCAAGGTGCTGGTAACGCGTCCGAAGCAGCAGACAGCGCGGTTCGCTGAGCAGCTCTCTCTTGCAGGCGCAGACCCGATAGAGGTGCCGTTATTAACTTTCCAAACGAGAGACGATGAACGCAATCAATTGCTTTCTCGGCAAGCAGATCAGTACAATTGGCTGTTCTTTTCCAGCAGAAACGGTGTAAAACATTTTCAAGCAATCGTAGAGAACTATTCCCATTTGGACAATTGGCGTCATTGCCGAATAGCTGCTGTCGGACAAAAGACGGCTGATGCGATAGAGGAGATAATTGGCCGGAAAGCTGATTTGGTTCCAGAAGCATATACGGCAGATGATTTAGCAGTTGCCTTTGCAGCAGCACACCAGACTGTCAGCCGTATTTTGCTTGTTCAAGGCAGTCTGTCCCGGCCAGCTTTGGCAAATGGTTTAAGCCAGAATGACTATGCATTTGAGAAAATGGTTGTATATGATACGGTAGAAGAGCAAACAAATCAGACGCTTTTAAACGAGGTGCTGGAGCAAGAGAAACCAGAGGTGCTGACTTTTACGAGTCCCTCTTCCATTGAGGCCTTTTTCAGGTTTATCCGCAGCTCTCGTATGAAATTCGCACAGCTAGACAAGCTGTGTCTTGTAATTGGTCCGACAACAGAAAGAGCTGCCAAGAGGCACGGCTTTCATAACATTCTGGTGCCGGATGTGTTTACGGCAGAAGCAATGATTGATACATTAGTACACTTCTATGAACAAAGGACAGGTGATTAA
- the hemC gene encoding hydroxymethylbilane synthase — protein MRKIIVGSRKSNLALTQTKWVIEQLKRAGAPYEFEIKKIETKGDKILDVTLSKVGGKGLFVKEIEEAMYNEDIDMAVHSMKDMPSELPVGLTIASVPVREDYRDALISKNNLPLKELPEGAVVGTSSLRRASQILSIRPDVEIKPIRGNIDTRLRKLKEENFDAIVLAAAGLKRMGWSDDIVTEFLETDLCLPAIGQGALAIECRDTDMELIELLAKINDSYTQQTVLAERTFLYLMNGSCQVPIAGVAHMEEDEVVLTALIASPDGKEVYKEEVRGADPQDVGKIAAERMQEQGAQEIVNKAIQESESK, from the coding sequence ATGCGAAAAATTATCGTAGGTTCAAGAAAAAGTAATCTGGCGCTCACGCAGACAAAGTGGGTAATCGAACAGCTGAAACGAGCTGGCGCACCATATGAATTTGAAATAAAGAAGATTGAAACAAAAGGCGATAAGATCCTCGACGTGACATTATCCAAAGTCGGAGGAAAAGGATTGTTTGTGAAGGAAATTGAGGAAGCTATGTATAACGAAGACATTGATATGGCTGTACATAGTATGAAAGATATGCCATCAGAGCTTCCAGTCGGTCTGACAATTGCCAGTGTACCTGTACGAGAAGACTATCGTGATGCCCTGATCTCAAAGAATAACCTTCCTTTAAAAGAACTGCCTGAAGGTGCGGTTGTAGGAACGAGCAGTTTGCGACGCGCTTCGCAAATCCTTTCCATTCGTCCGGACGTTGAAATTAAACCGATTCGCGGTAATATCGATACACGTCTGCGAAAATTGAAAGAAGAAAACTTTGATGCAATTGTCCTCGCAGCTGCTGGTTTAAAACGGATGGGCTGGAGCGATGACATAGTGACTGAGTTCCTGGAAACAGATCTATGTCTGCCGGCAATCGGACAAGGAGCTTTAGCGATTGAGTGCCGTGATACAGATATGGAATTGATTGAGCTGCTAGCGAAGATCAATGATTCGTATACACAGCAAACGGTATTGGCTGAGCGTACTTTCCTTTATCTGATGAACGGCAGCTGCCAAGTACCCATTGCAGGTGTTGCACATATGGAGGAAGATGAAGTTGTTTTAACAGCTTTGATTGCCTCTCCGGATGGTAAGGAAGTATACAAAGAAGAAGTACGCGGAGCCGATCCGCAAGACGTAGGGAAGATTGCTGCAGAACGTATGCAGGAACAAGGTGCACAGGAGATTGTCAACAAGGCGATTCAGGAGTCTGAATCTAAATGA
- a CDS encoding inner membrane protein YpjD: MQVPAYLYEIILVLYAASIFSYFIDFIQKNRKANQLAFRLLTLVWFFQSLFLLQEMISHGGLPVKDVYEGLYFYAWVLVSLSLFINRIYKVDFLTFFLNVVGFFMMLLYITSSAYERQWTRTIPFMNEVLIAHITLAILAYAFFTLSFVFSVMYVMQYQLLKQKKGYRFWTRLGDLGKLETYTFTSITIGTPLLLLSVIMGVVWAYTTAAVFYWYDWKTIGSLTVLAVYAVYLFLRLARGIRGKGLAIYTIAAFLILIINFFLLSTYSSFHFTE, from the coding sequence ATGCAGGTACCTGCTTATCTTTATGAAATTATATTAGTTTTATATGCAGCCAGCATTTTCAGCTATTTTATCGACTTTATACAAAAAAATCGGAAGGCGAATCAACTCGCCTTCCGTTTGCTTACATTGGTTTGGTTCTTTCAGAGCCTTTTTTTATTGCAGGAAATGATTTCACATGGCGGTCTGCCAGTTAAAGACGTCTATGAAGGGTTATATTTTTATGCTTGGGTGCTTGTGTCTTTGTCCTTATTTATTAATCGGATTTACAAAGTCGATTTTCTCACGTTCTTTTTGAACGTGGTCGGCTTTTTTATGATGTTGTTATATATTACGAGCTCCGCTTATGAGCGGCAGTGGACGAGAACAATTCCGTTTATGAATGAAGTGCTGATTGCACATATTACGTTAGCAATACTCGCTTATGCATTCTTTACGCTGTCCTTCGTCTTTTCTGTCATGTATGTTATGCAGTATCAGCTTCTTAAACAGAAAAAAGGGTACCGATTTTGGACGAGACTCGGTGACTTGGGTAAGCTAGAGACATACACCTTTACATCGATCACTATTGGCACGCCATTATTGCTGTTATCAGTTATTATGGGTGTTGTTTGGGCATACACGACAGCGGCGGTCTTTTATTGGTATGATTGGAAGACGATCGGCTCACTGACCGTTTTAGCTGTTTATGCCGTCTATCTATTCCTGCGTTTAGCAAGAGGTATTCGAGGAAAAGGATTAGCAATCTATACAATAGCGGCATTCCTAATTCTTATCATTAACTTCTTCTTGCTGAGCACGTATTCATCTTTTCATTTTACAGAGTAA
- the hemA gene encoding glutamyl-tRNA reductase — translation MYMLVAGINYRTAPIEIRERLTFKEEELGLAMQALSNQKSMLENVIVSTCNRTEIYAVVDQMHTGRYYIKKFLSEWFGIEKEEIASYLTFHEDERAVEHLYRVASGLDSMVVGETQILGQLKRAFQKAQELHTSGTIYNELFKQAVTVAKRAHTETGIGENAVSVSYAAVELSKKIFGDIASKRVVILGAGKMGELAAKNLQGSGVKDVTVVNRTKEKAEQLAALFNGKAAGWDELESALQHADIVISSTGAPGYVLDKQILQPILKARKGQPLFLVDIAVPRDINPDVDELESTFLYDIDDLQDVVDANLAARQEAVEKIEIMIEGGIVDFKVWLQTLGVVPVITELRRKAASIQTETMKSLERKLPNLNEREIRVLNKHTKSIVNQMLKQPITQAKELAGRENSEELIQQFAEIFGIEKAVLDKQNNIIKLERHEAQNIVSVPNASTTR, via the coding sequence ATGTACATGTTAGTTGCAGGAATCAATTATCGCACAGCCCCGATTGAAATAAGAGAAAGATTAACCTTCAAGGAAGAAGAGCTTGGATTAGCGATGCAAGCACTCTCCAACCAGAAAAGCATGCTCGAGAATGTGATCGTTTCTACATGCAACCGCACGGAGATATATGCAGTAGTCGATCAAATGCATACCGGGCGCTATTATATAAAGAAATTCTTATCTGAATGGTTCGGTATAGAGAAAGAAGAGATCGCATCTTATCTTACATTTCATGAGGATGAACGAGCTGTGGAGCACCTGTACCGCGTAGCAAGCGGGCTGGATTCTATGGTTGTAGGGGAAACACAAATCCTAGGCCAGCTGAAACGCGCTTTTCAAAAAGCACAGGAGCTGCATACATCGGGCACAATATACAATGAGTTATTTAAACAAGCAGTTACAGTAGCAAAACGGGCACATACAGAAACAGGAATCGGTGAGAATGCGGTTTCTGTCAGCTATGCAGCAGTGGAGCTATCGAAGAAGATATTCGGTGATATCGCTTCAAAACGAGTTGTTATTCTTGGCGCTGGTAAAATGGGGGAACTGGCAGCAAAAAATCTGCAAGGTTCAGGCGTAAAGGATGTAACAGTTGTTAACCGTACGAAAGAAAAAGCGGAACAGCTAGCAGCATTGTTCAACGGCAAAGCAGCTGGCTGGGATGAATTAGAGTCTGCTTTGCAGCACGCAGACATTGTCATCAGTTCTACTGGGGCACCAGGGTATGTGCTGGATAAACAAATTCTCCAGCCTATTCTCAAAGCACGAAAAGGCCAGCCACTATTCCTGGTCGACATTGCTGTGCCACGCGATATTAATCCGGATGTAGACGAATTGGAAAGCACATTCTTATATGATATCGATGATTTACAGGATGTCGTGGACGCGAATTTAGCTGCCCGTCAAGAAGCTGTTGAAAAGATCGAAATTATGATCGAAGGCGGTATTGTTGATTTTAAAGTATGGCTGCAAACATTAGGCGTTGTACCCGTAATTACGGAGCTTCGCCGCAAAGCAGCTTCCATACAGACAGAAACAATGAAGAGCCTCGAACGTAAATTGCCGAATTTGAATGAACGGGAAATCCGCGTGTTGAACAAGCATACGAAAAGTATCGTGAACCAAATGCTAAAACAGCCTATTACACAGGCGAAAGAGCTTGCCGGCCGTGAAAACAGCGAAGAGCTTATCCAGCAATTCGCAGAGATCTTTGGTATTGAGAAAGCTGTCCTGGACAAACAGAATAATATCATTAAACTGGAGCGGCATGAGGCACAGAATATTGTATCTGTACCTAATGCATCCACTACTAGATAA